One genomic region from Paracoccus pantotrophus encodes:
- a CDS encoding class I SAM-dependent methyltransferase — MQVFKAASMKSVDEVPIDKMGLQHYFANYEKYIGPLRMQPLRLLELGIARGDSLRYWESWLPNAEITGLDINPCSARFESGRVRCYVGEQQDKALLDRIAAERAPQGFDVIIDDASHVGQLSRISFWHLFEHHLKPGGYYFIEDWGTGYWRQYPDGKSYRPRPPRLSPHERLLDRLHRSRPVQAVYPLGKLTGWMRWHLVRRRFHGHDRGMVGFVKELIDECGAEDMTHPDFGTGTPRASRFAWMRVSLGHVVIRKAG; from the coding sequence ATGCAGGTTTTCAAGGCAGCCTCGATGAAAAGCGTCGATGAAGTGCCGATCGACAAGATGGGACTTCAGCATTACTTCGCCAATTACGAAAAATATATCGGCCCCCTGCGTATGCAGCCGCTGCGATTGCTGGAATTGGGAATAGCGCGGGGCGATTCGCTGAGATATTGGGAATCCTGGCTGCCGAACGCCGAAATCACCGGGCTGGACATCAATCCCTGCTCGGCGCGCTTCGAAAGCGGGCGGGTGCGCTGCTATGTCGGCGAACAACAGGACAAGGCGCTTCTGGACCGGATCGCGGCGGAACGGGCGCCGCAAGGTTTCGACGTCATCATCGACGATGCCTCGCATGTCGGGCAATTGTCCCGCATCAGCTTCTGGCATCTTTTCGAACACCACCTCAAGCCGGGCGGATATTACTTTATCGAGGATTGGGGCACCGGTTATTGGCGGCAATATCCCGACGGCAAATCCTATCGTCCCCGGCCGCCCCGGCTTTCCCCGCATGAACGGCTGCTCGACAGGTTGCATCGGTCGCGGCCGGTGCAGGCGGTTTATCCGCTGGGCAAGCTGACCGGCTGGATGCGCTGGCACCTGGTGCGCCGGCGGTTCCACGGCCATGACCGCGGCATGGTCGGCTTCGTCAAGGAACTGATCGACGAATGCGGGGCCGAGGACATGACCCATCCCGATTTCGGCACCGGCACGCCACGCGCCTCGCGCTTTGCCTGGATGCGCGTCTCGCTGGGCCATGTGGTGATCCGCAAGGCCGGCTGA
- a CDS encoding M3 family metallopeptidase → MNPELTHWTGPLGLPRFDLIRDEDFDPAFDACLKLAEEAVETIAANPAPPDFANTVAALETAEEPLNRLCAIFFTLTGVDSNPAREDLQRRIAPRLAAHGSKVSMDPRLFDRVEAVMQDAGGLAPEDCRLTELTLRGLRRAGAGLTGAARERMAAIRERLAVLSTDFAQNVLTDERDFAMGVADDQLSGLPDWLVRAMRAAARERGMPGQVVTLNRSLIVPFLEYCEDRALREAAWRAWCARGSGQGAGGAATDNRPIAAEILQLRHERARLLGYEDFASYKLEPEMARNAGNVEALLTQVWAAAKTRAEADAERLTAMLREDGVNGVLEPWDWRFYAERRRKAEHDLDEAEVKPYLTLEAMLGAVFDTAQRLFGIEMRAFTAPLWSPDARAWEVTRDGRRMAVFVGDYFARPGKRSGAWCSSLQQQHKIGAGQRPIVTNVCNFTPPEAAGAPAYLSWDDAHTLFHEFGHALHHILSDVSWPSISGTSVARDFVELPSQLFEHWLEQPEVLDRHARHAETGAPLPAALRDRILAAGNADQGFATTEYLESALVDLAFHRGAPPADPMARQAEVLAELGAPAAIPMRHATPHFAHVFSGDGYSSGYYSYMWSEVMDADAFAAFMEKGDPFDAETACRLEQWILSKGDSRPADELWLKFRGRTPGVEALLKGRGLLSEAG, encoded by the coding sequence ATGAACCCCGAACTGACGCATTGGACCGGCCCCCTGGGCCTGCCGCGTTTCGACCTGATCCGCGACGAGGATTTCGACCCGGCCTTCGACGCCTGCCTGAAATTGGCCGAGGAGGCTGTCGAGACCATCGCCGCCAATCCCGCGCCGCCGGACTTTGCCAATACCGTCGCCGCGCTGGAGACGGCCGAGGAGCCGCTGAACCGGCTCTGCGCCATCTTCTTCACCCTGACTGGCGTCGATTCCAACCCGGCGCGCGAGGATCTGCAGCGCCGCATCGCCCCGCGCCTGGCCGCGCATGGCAGCAAGGTCAGCATGGACCCGAGGCTGTTCGACCGGGTCGAGGCGGTGATGCAGGATGCGGGCGGGCTTGCGCCCGAGGACTGCCGCCTGACCGAGCTGACCCTGCGCGGGCTGCGCCGGGCGGGCGCGGGCCTGACCGGCGCGGCGCGCGAGCGCATGGCGGCGATCCGCGAGCGGCTGGCGGTGCTGTCGACCGATTTCGCCCAGAACGTGCTGACGGACGAGCGCGACTTTGCCATGGGTGTCGCCGACGACCAGCTGTCCGGCCTGCCGGATTGGCTGGTCCGCGCCATGCGGGCGGCAGCGCGCGAACGCGGGATGCCGGGGCAGGTGGTGACGCTGAACCGCTCGCTGATCGTGCCCTTCCTGGAATATTGCGAAGACCGCGCCCTGCGCGAGGCGGCCTGGCGGGCCTGGTGCGCGCGCGGCTCGGGGCAGGGCGCGGGCGGGGCCGCGACCGACAACCGCCCCATCGCCGCCGAGATCCTGCAATTGCGCCACGAGCGCGCCCGGCTGCTGGGCTATGAGGATTTCGCCAGCTACAAGCTGGAGCCCGAGATGGCCCGCAATGCCGGGAATGTCGAGGCGCTGCTGACCCAGGTCTGGGCTGCGGCCAAGACCAGGGCCGAGGCCGATGCCGAGCGCCTGACCGCGATGCTGCGCGAGGACGGGGTGAACGGCGTGCTGGAACCCTGGGACTGGCGCTTCTATGCCGAGCGCCGGCGCAAGGCCGAACACGATCTCGACGAGGCCGAGGTCAAGCCCTATCTGACGCTGGAGGCGATGCTGGGCGCAGTCTTCGACACCGCGCAGCGCCTGTTCGGGATCGAGATGCGCGCGTTCACGGCGCCGCTCTGGTCGCCCGATGCCCGCGCCTGGGAGGTGACGCGGGACGGCCGGCGCATGGCGGTCTTCGTCGGCGATTACTTCGCCCGGCCCGGCAAGCGGTCGGGGGCCTGGTGTTCGTCGCTGCAACAGCAGCACAAGATCGGCGCGGGGCAGCGGCCGATCGTCACCAATGTCTGCAACTTCACCCCGCCCGAGGCCGCGGGCGCGCCGGCTTATCTGTCCTGGGACGATGCCCATACGCTGTTCCACGAATTCGGCCATGCGCTGCACCATATCCTGTCGGACGTGTCCTGGCCCTCGATCTCGGGTACCTCGGTGGCGCGGGATTTCGTCGAGCTGCCCAGCCAGCTTTTCGAGCATTGGCTGGAACAGCCCGAGGTGCTGGACCGCCATGCCCGCCATGCCGAGACCGGGGCGCCACTGCCCGCGGCGCTGCGCGACCGCATCCTGGCGGCCGGCAATGCCGACCAGGGCTTTGCCACCACCGAATATCTGGAAAGCGCGCTGGTGGACCTGGCCTTTCACCGCGGCGCGCCGCCCGCCGACCCGATGGCGCGGCAGGCCGAGGTGCTGGCGGAACTGGGCGCGCCGGCCGCTATCCCGATGCGCCATGCCACGCCGCATTTCGCGCATGTGTTTTCCGGCGACGGCTATTCCTCGGGCTATTACAGCTACATGTGGTCCGAGGTGATGGATGCCGACGCTTTCGCGGCCTTCATGGAAAAGGGCGATCCCTTCGACGCCGAAACCGCGTGCCGGCTGGAGCAATGGATTCTTTCCAAGGGTGATTCCCGGCCGGCCGACGAGCTGTGGCTGAAGTTCCGCGGCCGTACCCCCGGCGTCGAGGCATTGCTGAAGGGACGCGGGCTTTTGTCCGAGGCCGGCTGA